A region from the Vicia villosa cultivar HV-30 ecotype Madison, WI linkage group LG3, Vvil1.0, whole genome shotgun sequence genome encodes:
- the LOC131657064 gene encoding protein SAR DEFICIENT 1-like, whose product MASKRLLDDSDQDKHKRIRTTTTPSFASVIGEVVMVKNMQNLFSGLEPLLRRVVNEEVERAMRQCYPSRSMITKSPSLRLQAMEHPSSFQFIFKKKLPLSIFTGSRLLDMDENSINVILVDKSNGQNVPTSLPHPIKIEIVVLDGDFPSSEKESSWTSEEFNSNIVKERNGKRPLLTGELNLTMRDGIAPIGDIEFTDNSSWIRSRKFRLGVRVAHGSNQNVRIREGMTEPFVVKDHRGELYKKHHPPSLNDEVWRLEKIGKDGAFHKKLTAAKITTVQQFLKLSVVDPQRLRKILGVAMSEKMWDVTMKHAKTCVMGSKLYVYRGPQFTIYLNAICQMVRAYTMNGQTIPNRDINKSYIQNYVREAYNRWNELEEIDEALNESLEPSQFQNNSNHGASVIGYDQHQYFGDKCIEGGNYLGNNNANNNNNNAEIGCIEWSPFATSPFMNGMPYSFSESQSDGGDITPSSSGPVIGGASSSRW is encoded by the exons ATGGCTTCCAAACGTCTTTTGGATGATTCTGATCAAGACAAGCACAAACGTATCAGAACTACAACAACACCTTCTTTTGCTTC TGTAATAGGAGAAGTTGTTATGGTGAAAAACATGCAAAACCTTTTCTCTGGCTTGGAACCATTACTTAGAAGAGTG GTGAACGAAGAAGTGGAACGAGCAATGAGACAATGTTATCCATCGCGATCGATGATAACAAAGTCACCTTCATTGAGACTTCAAGCAATGGAACATCCATCAAGTTTTCAATTCATTTTCAAAAAGAAGCTTCCTCTTTCAATATTCACGGGTAGTAGATTACTAGACATGGATGAAAACTCAATCAATGTCATTCTTGTTGACAAAAGCAATGGCCAAAATGTTCCTACAAGTCTACCTCACCCAATCAAGATAGAAATTGTAGTTCTTGATGGAGATTTTCCATCTAGTGAAAAGGAATCATCATGGACTAGTGAAGAATTCAATAGTAATATTGTGAAAGAAAGAAATGGGAAAAGGCCATTGCTTACGGGAGAATTGAATCTTACTATGAGAGACGGAATTGCACCAATCGGAGATATTGAATTCACCGATAATTCAAGTTGGATTCGTAGCAGAAAGTTTAGACTTGGTGTTAGAGTTGCTCATGGGAGTAATCAAAATGTTCGAATCCGCGAAGGCATGACCGAACCCTTTGTTGTTAAGGATCATCGCGGAGAAT TGTACAAGAAGCACCATCCACCAAGTCTAAACGATGAAGTATGGCGTTTAGAGAAAATTGGAAAAGACGGAGCTTTTCACAAAAAATTGACTGCAGCAAAGATCACGACAGTTCAACAGTTTCTCAAATTATCTGTAGTTGATCCTCAAAGACTCAGAAAG ATATTAGGCGTTGCAATGTCAGAGAAAATGTGGGATGTAACAATGAAACATGCAAAGACTTGTGTCATGGGAAGCAAACTATATGTGTACCGTGGGCCCCAGTTTACCATTTATCTGAATGCCATATGTCAAATGGTTAGAGCTTATACCATGAATGGCCAAACCATTCCCAACAGAGACATCAACAAG AGCTACATACAAAACTATGTGAGAGAAGCATATAATAGATGGAATGAGTTGGAGGAAATTGATGAAGCTTTGAATGAGAGTTTGGAACCAAGTCAATTTCAAAACAATAGTAATCATGGAGCATCAGTCATAGGATATGATCAGCATCAGTATTTTGGTGATAAATGTATAGAGGGTGGAAATTATTTAGGAAACAATAatgctaataataataataataatgcagaAATAGGGTGTATAGAATGGTCACCATTTGCCACGTCACCATTCATGAATGGAATGCCTTATAGCTTCTCAGAGTCACAATCAGATGGTGGTGATATAACACCTTCAAGTTCAGGACCAGTCATTGGTGGAGCCTCCTCTTCAAGATGGTAA
- the LOC131657065 gene encoding protein SAR DEFICIENT 1-like isoform X1 — MASKRLFDDSDQDKHKRIRTSTTPSLASVMGEIVMVRNMQNLFSGLEPLLRRVVNEEVERAMRQCYTSRSITKSPSLRLEAMEHPSSFQFNFKKKLPLSIFTGSRLLDMDENSINVILVDKSNGQNVPTSLPHPIKIEIVVLDGDFPSSEKESSWTSEEFNSNIVKERTGKRPLLTGELNLTMRDGIAPIGDIEFTDNSSWIRSRKFRLGVRIAQGTNQNVRIREGMTEPFVVKDHRGELYKKHHPPSLNDKVWRLEKIGKDGAFHKKLTTAKITTVQEFLKLSVVDPQRLRKILGIGMSEKMWDATMKHAKTCVMGNKLYVYRGPQLTIYLNAICQMVRAYNINGQTIPNRDISNINKQNYMQNYVREAYDRWNELEEIDEALNDNVALLTQGESVEKFQNINHQASYEQNDFFVDKSGCIEWSPFATSSLVNGIAYSFSGAIIDDGTLRWH, encoded by the exons atggcttccaAACGTCTTTTTGATGATTCTGATCAAGACAAACACAAACGTATCAGAACTTCAACAACACCTTCTTTAGCTTC TGTAATGGGAGAAATTGTTATGGTGAGAAATATGCAAAATCTTTTCTCTGGCTTGGAACCATTACTTAGAAGAGTG GTGAACGAAGAAGTGGAACGAGCAATGAGGCAATGTTATACATCGCGGTCAATAACAAAGTCGCCTTCATTGAGACTTGAAGCAATGGAACATCCATCAAGTTTTCAATTCAATTTCAAAAAGAAGCTTCCACTTTCAATATTCACAGGTAGTAGATTACTAGACATGGATGAAAACTCAATCAATGTCATTCTTGTTGACAAAAGCAATGGCCAAAATGTTCCTACGAGTCTACCTCACCCAATCAAGATAGAAATTGTTGTTCTTGATGGAGACTTTCCATCTAGTGAAAAGGAATCATCATGGACTAGTGAAGAATTCAATAGTAATATTGTGAAAGAAAGAACCGGGAAGAGACCATTGCTTACCGGAGAATTGAATCTTACTATGAGAGACGGAATTGCACCGATTGGAGACATTGAGTTCACCGATAATTCAAGCTGGATTCGTAGCAGAAAGTTTAGACTTGGCGTTAGAATTGCTCAAGGGACTAATCAAAATGTTCGAATTCGTGAAGGCATGACCGAACCTTTTGTTGTTAAAGATCATCGCGGAGAAT TGTACAAGAAACACCACCCACCAAGTCTAAATGATAAAGTGTGGCGTTTAGAGAAGATTGGAAAAGACGGAGCTTTTCACAAAAAATTGACTACAGCAAAAATCACAACAGTTCAAGAGTTTCTCAAATTATCTGTAGTTGATCCTCAGAGACTCAGAAAG ATATTAGGCATTGGAATGTCAGAGAAAATGTGGGATGCAACAATGAAACATGCAAAGACTTGTGTCATGGGAAACAAACTTTATGTCTACCGTGGTCCTCAGCTTACCATTTATCTGAATGCCATATGTCAAATGGTTAGAGCTTATAACATCAATGGCCAAACCATTCCCAACAGAGACATTAGCAACATCAACAAG CAGAACTACATGCAAAATTATGTGAGAGAAGCATATGATAGATGGAATGAGTTGGAGGAAATTGATGAAGCTTTGAATGATAATGTTGCTTTGTTAACTCAAG GTGAAAGTGTGGAAAAATTTCAAAACATTAATCATCAAGCATCATATGAGCAGAATGACTTTTTTGTTGATAAATCTGGTTGCATAGAATGGTCACCATTTGCCACGTCATCGTTGGTGAATGGAATAGCTTATAGCTTCTCGGGAGCAATCATTGATGATGGAACCTTAAGGTggcattag
- the LOC131657065 gene encoding protein SAR DEFICIENT 1-like isoform X2 — MASKRLFDDSDQDKHKRIRTSTTPSLASVMGEIVMVRNMQNLFSGLEPLLRRVVNEEVERAMRQCYTSRSITKSPSLRLEAMEHPSSFQFNFKKKLPLSIFTGSRLLDMDENSINVILVDKSNGQNVPTSLPHPIKIEIVVLDGDFPSSEKESSWTSEEFNSNIVKERTGKRPLLTGELNLTMRDGIAPIGDIEFTDNSSWIRSRKFRLGVRIAQGTNQNVRIREGMTEPFVVKDHRGELYKKHHPPSLNDKVWRLEKIGKDGAFHKKLTTAKITTVQEFLKLSVVDPQRLRKILGIGMSEKMWDATMKHAKTCVMGNKLYVYRGPQLTIYLNAICQMVRAYNINGQTIPNRDISNINKNYMQNYVREAYDRWNELEEIDEALNDNVALLTQGESVEKFQNINHQASYEQNDFFVDKSGCIEWSPFATSSLVNGIAYSFSGAIIDDGTLRWH, encoded by the exons atggcttccaAACGTCTTTTTGATGATTCTGATCAAGACAAACACAAACGTATCAGAACTTCAACAACACCTTCTTTAGCTTC TGTAATGGGAGAAATTGTTATGGTGAGAAATATGCAAAATCTTTTCTCTGGCTTGGAACCATTACTTAGAAGAGTG GTGAACGAAGAAGTGGAACGAGCAATGAGGCAATGTTATACATCGCGGTCAATAACAAAGTCGCCTTCATTGAGACTTGAAGCAATGGAACATCCATCAAGTTTTCAATTCAATTTCAAAAAGAAGCTTCCACTTTCAATATTCACAGGTAGTAGATTACTAGACATGGATGAAAACTCAATCAATGTCATTCTTGTTGACAAAAGCAATGGCCAAAATGTTCCTACGAGTCTACCTCACCCAATCAAGATAGAAATTGTTGTTCTTGATGGAGACTTTCCATCTAGTGAAAAGGAATCATCATGGACTAGTGAAGAATTCAATAGTAATATTGTGAAAGAAAGAACCGGGAAGAGACCATTGCTTACCGGAGAATTGAATCTTACTATGAGAGACGGAATTGCACCGATTGGAGACATTGAGTTCACCGATAATTCAAGCTGGATTCGTAGCAGAAAGTTTAGACTTGGCGTTAGAATTGCTCAAGGGACTAATCAAAATGTTCGAATTCGTGAAGGCATGACCGAACCTTTTGTTGTTAAAGATCATCGCGGAGAAT TGTACAAGAAACACCACCCACCAAGTCTAAATGATAAAGTGTGGCGTTTAGAGAAGATTGGAAAAGACGGAGCTTTTCACAAAAAATTGACTACAGCAAAAATCACAACAGTTCAAGAGTTTCTCAAATTATCTGTAGTTGATCCTCAGAGACTCAGAAAG ATATTAGGCATTGGAATGTCAGAGAAAATGTGGGATGCAACAATGAAACATGCAAAGACTTGTGTCATGGGAAACAAACTTTATGTCTACCGTGGTCCTCAGCTTACCATTTATCTGAATGCCATATGTCAAATGGTTAGAGCTTATAACATCAATGGCCAAACCATTCCCAACAGAGACATTAGCAACATCAACAAG AACTACATGCAAAATTATGTGAGAGAAGCATATGATAGATGGAATGAGTTGGAGGAAATTGATGAAGCTTTGAATGATAATGTTGCTTTGTTAACTCAAG GTGAAAGTGTGGAAAAATTTCAAAACATTAATCATCAAGCATCATATGAGCAGAATGACTTTTTTGTTGATAAATCTGGTTGCATAGAATGGTCACCATTTGCCACGTCATCGTTGGTGAATGGAATAGCTTATAGCTTCTCGGGAGCAATCATTGATGATGGAACCTTAAGGTggcattag